A stretch of Methanosphaerula palustris E1-9c DNA encodes these proteins:
- a CDS encoding DUF1254 domain-containing protein: MLDIKHKQLRIFALTVLIVLAIGIPLYIYYYPHLIYNAWDNAIVKNGDGATPNSTGIPVNTLYTLTTLASPSTHNNLAGGNHDTLYTIGVLDLSKGPQVLHVPDMDGRYYSIEFVDPWGDASYVGQRATGTQAGDYLISGPDWKGNLPMGTTQVAISDNQVLVLGRVLVYNDTDLTTAYNLSKQIQLTPLT, translated from the coding sequence ATGCTAGATATCAAACACAAGCAACTGCGCATTTTCGCCTTGACAGTGCTCATAGTACTGGCAATAGGGATCCCCCTTTACATCTACTATTATCCACACCTGATTTACAACGCGTGGGATAATGCGATAGTCAAGAACGGCGACGGAGCAACGCCAAATTCCACCGGTATTCCCGTCAATACGCTCTACACACTGACAACCCTCGCTTCCCCATCTACACATAATAATCTGGCAGGTGGAAACCACGACACGCTCTACACGATAGGCGTGCTTGATCTGAGCAAAGGGCCGCAGGTTCTGCACGTGCCGGATATGGATGGACGATACTACAGCATCGAGTTCGTCGACCCCTGGGGAGACGCCTCCTATGTCGGCCAACGCGCCACAGGTACTCAGGCGGGGGACTATCTCATCAGCGGACCTGACTGGAAGGGAAACCTGCCTATGGGAACGACACAGGTAGCCATTTCGGACAACCAGGTACTCGTCCTCGGAAGGGTGCTCGTGTATAATGATACTGACCTGACGACTGCCTATAACCTTTCGAAACAGATACAGCTCACGCCATTGACATAG
- a CDS encoding DUF2178 domain-containing protein, with translation MRKNHATIVGIVVFIAMCAGIMYGVRSGNAAVSVFSFLAGAVLISLLKRGVDSVIEDEWTRLVEQKTANLTLNVTSILFAIIGLVLITISGPGQNFDQAVFAIAGFLITLAIVHIATTIYYSHTLRGNGP, from the coding sequence ATGCGGAAAAATCATGCCACCATAGTTGGGATCGTGGTCTTCATCGCCATGTGTGCCGGCATAATGTATGGAGTGCGGTCAGGCAACGCGGCGGTCTCCGTCTTTTCGTTCCTCGCCGGTGCTGTCCTTATTTCCCTGCTGAAGAGAGGTGTCGACTCCGTCATCGAGGACGAGTGGACCAGGCTCGTTGAACAGAAGACCGCAAACCTGACCCTGAACGTCACATCAATCCTCTTCGCGATCATCGGTCTCGTCCTCATCACCATCAGCGGCCCTGGCCAGAACTTCGACCAGGCCGTCTTCGCTATCGCAGGTTTTCTCATCACCCTCGCCATCGTTCATATCGCGACCACCATCTATTACTCTCACACCCTCCGTGGGAACGGGCCATGA
- a CDS encoding helix-turn-helix transcriptional regulator, which produces MKNNLRIFRTVNNLTQEKLAEKLGVTRHAIIAIENERYDPSLSLAYRISDLFGVLIEDIFIHEKME; this is translated from the coding sequence ATGAAGAACAACCTCAGAATCTTCCGGACGGTCAACAACCTGACACAGGAAAAACTGGCAGAAAAACTCGGGGTCACAAGACACGCCATCATCGCGATCGAGAACGAGCGTTATGACCCTTCTCTCAGTCTCGCCTACCGGATCTCCGACCTGTTCGGTGTGCTGATCGAGGATATTTTTATCCATGAAAAAATGGAGTGA
- a CDS encoding acetate uptake transporter — MMGYLDDTSRNNLFINDNSANPAPLGLCAFGMTTLLLSFHNVGITALTSTIFAMALLYGGLAQVIVGTMEWRKSNTFGLLTFGSFGFFWITFATLLILPTLGLAKAPGPIEMALFLGVWDILAIGLFICSLKMDKVLQITLLALVVTFILLMAAQITASSTILTLGGAVGIITGALALYLGLGQVINEVYGRKVVPV; from the coding sequence ATGATGGGATATCTTGATGATACAAGCAGGAATAATCTATTTATTAATGATAATTCCGCAAATCCGGCACCGCTCGGGCTCTGTGCATTCGGCATGACGACATTGTTGTTGAGTTTTCACAATGTGGGAATAACTGCACTCACCAGCACGATCTTCGCGATGGCTCTCTTATATGGGGGACTGGCGCAGGTCATCGTGGGGACGATGGAATGGAGGAAAAGTAACACGTTCGGCCTTCTGACATTCGGGAGTTTCGGCTTTTTCTGGATCACCTTCGCCACGCTGCTCATACTTCCAACACTGGGTCTGGCAAAAGCTCCTGGACCCATTGAAATGGCCCTCTTTCTAGGGGTATGGGATATTCTGGCAATCGGACTCTTTATCTGTTCACTCAAGATGGATAAGGTGTTGCAGATCACCCTCCTTGCTCTTGTGGTGACGTTTATCCTGCTGATGGCAGCTCAGATCACCGCCAGTAGCACAATTCTCACCCTGGGTGGAGCAGTTGGAATCATAACAGGTGCTCTTGCACTCTACCTGGGCCTTGGCCAGGTCATCAATGAGGTCTATGGGAGAAAAGTGGTTCCAGTCTGA
- a CDS encoding class I SAM-dependent methyltransferase, with translation MIKSIAHHDTIELAERYDQVSEGQYNNGLTLIANLGVKKGQTVLDIGCGTGRLTSRVAKIVGDTGQVIGIDPSKERIEIARRNVPDSPRSNISLEIGDANSLYHFQNNSFDIVYLNIVFHWIDNKKDALSQIYRVLKPGGLLGITTGNRDQPHTVTIIADRILTQPKYARSAQQGRASSKPVNVLEMVSLLHATGYSILDITTEKDPRYFESPLKCLEDVEASTSGTFLSNVPKNLKRSAHEEIQTELNKHATVRGIENVYNTIFVVAEK, from the coding sequence ATGATAAAAAGCATAGCACACCATGATACCATCGAACTCGCTGAACGCTACGACCAGGTCAGTGAGGGTCAGTACAATAACGGGCTCACACTCATTGCAAACCTGGGCGTGAAGAAAGGACAGACCGTACTGGACATCGGATGCGGAACCGGCCGGCTGACATCCCGTGTGGCAAAGATCGTTGGTGATACCGGACAGGTCATCGGTATCGATCCATCCAAAGAACGAATAGAGATTGCCAGAAGAAATGTTCCGGACTCACCCAGATCAAATATTTCTCTGGAAATTGGGGATGCGAATTCCCTGTATCACTTCCAAAACAACAGCTTTGATATTGTCTACCTCAATATTGTGTTCCACTGGATTGATAACAAAAAAGATGCCCTCTCCCAGATTTATCGGGTCCTCAAACCCGGAGGGCTTCTGGGGATCACAACGGGAAACAGGGATCAGCCACACACCGTTACGATCATCGCCGATAGGATTCTTACACAGCCAAAGTATGCGAGGTCTGCACAACAAGGGAGGGCATCGAGCAAACCGGTCAATGTGCTGGAGATGGTCTCCCTGTTACATGCTACCGGCTATTCCATACTGGATATCACCACAGAAAAAGATCCACGTTACTTTGAAAGTCCTCTCAAATGTCTTGAAGATGTCGAGGCAAGTACCAGCGGAACCTTTCTGTCGAATGTCCCAAAGAACCTGAAGAGATCTGCACATGAGGAGATCCAGACCGAACTGAATAAACATGCAACAGTCAGGGGAATAGAGAATGTGTACAATACCATCTTTGTCGTGGCTGAAAAGTAA